The Scleropages formosus chromosome 11, fSclFor1.1, whole genome shotgun sequence genome window below encodes:
- the lrrc10b gene encoding leucine-rich repeat-containing protein 10B, whose protein sequence is MGNSSRKEAEEEGGEEEEEGDGAAVEEGEATEKKKEEEEEEDELPLGVEELLASGDPVLDLSYRKLRRLPSRVCSLEYLEKLYVCGNRLRRLPSGVARLQVLRTLALDFNKLDDVPPAACQLANLTRLYLGSNRLMSLPSELRNLQNLRCLWVESNYFQRFPRLLYELPHLRSLQFGDNRLRSLPSDLWRMEALRGLWLYGNRFREFPRALLRMESLEILDLDRNQISSFPNLAHLPGLRLFSYDHNPVKGPPKVGEEVELVGEGAQEAMETRARRKEARRRAAEKEAEEEAAAASAAGGSGEEPVIHGILKHSSSAPSHRPNGVAEGVLEAEAQEEGKREQGDEDRIVVEYDEAELEYDEGGLEYEQEDLVYEGKGYEYEAAELEYDGDEVNYEYSDEGEEPEEPERHRKGT, encoded by the coding sequence ATGGGAAACTCGTCAAGGAAGGAagctgaggaggaaggtggggaggaggaagaagaaggtgaCGGGGCGGcggtggaggagggggaggcgacagagaaaaagaaagaggaggaggaggaggaggatgaactCCCACTGGGGGTTGAGGAGCTGCTGGCCAGTGGAGACCCGGTGCTGGACCTAAGTTACCGAAAGCTTCGTCGGCTGCCGTCCCGCGTCTGCAGCCTGGAGTACCTGGAGAAACTGTACGTGTGCGGCAACCGCCTGCGCAGGCTGCCCTCTGGGGTGGCCCGGCTGCAGGTCCTCCGCACCCTGGCGCTGGACTTCAACAAGCTGGATGACGTGCCGCCGGCTGCGTGCCAGCTGGCCAATCTGACCCGCCTGTACTTGGGCAGCAACCGACTCATGAGTCTGCCGTCAGAACTACGCAACCTACAGAACCTGCGCTGCCTTTGGGTCGAGAGCAACTACTTCCAGCGTTTCCCCCGCCTGCTCTATGAGCTGCCCCACCTACGCTCTCTGCAATTTGGGGACAACCGGCTGCGCAGCCTTCCGTCTGACTTGTGGCGCATGGAGGCTCTGCGGGGCCTCTGGCTCTATGGCAACCGTTTCCGAGAGTTTCCCCGTGCGCTGCTGCGCATGGAGAGCCTGGAGATCCTGGACCTCGACCGGAACCAGATCTCCAGTTTTCCAAACCTGGCCCACCTGCCAGGCCTTCGCCTTTTCTCCTACGACCACAACCCTGTCAAGGGACCCCCCAAAGTCGGGGAGGAGGTGGAGCTCGTGGGGGAGGGAGCGCAGGAGGCAATGGAGACTCGGGCCAGGCGTAAGGAAGCGCGGCGGAGGGCTGCCGAGAAGGAAGCTGAGGAGGAAGCGGCGGCAGCGTCAGCTGCAGGAGGGTCAGGAGAGGAGCCGGTTATCCATGGCATCCTAAAGCACAGCAGCTCCGCCCCATCCCATCGGCCCAATGGGGTTGCTGAAGGGGTGCTGGAGGCGGAGGCTCAGGAGGAAGGAAAGCGGGAACAGGGAGACGAGGACAGGATTGTGGTGGAATATGATGAAGCAGAGTTAGAGTATGACGAGGGGGGGTTAGAGTATGAGCAAGAGGATCTGGTATATGAAGGGAAAGGCTATGAATATGAGGCGGCAGAGCTGGAGTATGACGGAGATGAAGTGAA